From the Streptomyces pluripotens genome, one window contains:
- a CDS encoding GntR family transcriptional regulator, giving the protein MTTDVSSAQPHSGAPGRTARVPKYYRIKQQLLAMTEVLEPGSAMPAERLLAVRFSTSRTTIRQALQELVGEGRLDRIQGKGTFVAQPKLYRTLQLTSHTEDMRAQGLTPASHVLDIGEIPADEKLSGLLDIGLGEHVLRIERLRLASGDPMAIETTHLSVRRFPGLRRSLATYPSLYTALAEVYGVHLAEADETIETSLSTPREAQLLATDVGLPMLLLSRHSRDAEGTPVEWVRSVYRGSRYKFVAALRRPDLRLAPSGARPRTAPPDRDGLGRA; this is encoded by the coding sequence ATGACCACCGACGTCAGCAGCGCCCAGCCGCACAGCGGGGCGCCCGGCCGCACCGCGCGCGTGCCGAAGTACTACCGGATCAAACAACAGCTCCTGGCCATGACCGAGGTGCTGGAGCCCGGTTCCGCCATGCCCGCGGAACGTCTGCTCGCCGTCCGGTTCAGCACCTCACGCACCACCATCCGGCAGGCCCTGCAGGAACTCGTCGGCGAGGGTCGCCTCGACCGGATCCAGGGCAAGGGCACCTTCGTCGCGCAGCCGAAGCTGTACCGCACCCTCCAGCTGACCTCTCACACCGAGGACATGCGCGCCCAGGGCCTGACGCCCGCCTCACACGTGCTGGACATCGGGGAGATTCCCGCGGACGAGAAGCTGTCGGGCCTGCTCGACATCGGGCTCGGCGAGCACGTGCTGCGCATCGAACGACTGCGGCTCGCCAGCGGCGACCCCATGGCGATCGAAACGACCCACCTGTCCGTGCGACGCTTTCCCGGGCTGCGGCGCTCCCTGGCCACGTACCCCTCCCTCTACACGGCACTGGCCGAGGTCTACGGTGTTCATCTCGCCGAGGCCGACGAGACCATCGAGACCTCGCTGTCCACCCCGCGCGAGGCGCAGCTGCTCGCCACCGACGTGGGGCTGCCGATGCTGCTGCTGTCCCGGCACTCGCGGGATGCGGAGGGCACCCCGGTGGAGTGGGTGCGCTCGGTGTACCGCGGCTCCCGCTACAAGTTCGTGGCCGCGCTGCGCCGGCCGGATCTGCGCCTCGCGCCCTCGGGGGCACGGCCGAGGACCGCTCCGCCGGACCGGGACGGCCTCGGCCGCGCCTGA
- a CDS encoding DUF6299 family protein: MLVRPALAAALGAAALLCSAIGSAGADPFEAVTVDPAGRIASDGTVTLSGSYRCTPGTGPVFVSSSVSQGDPRVRHGIGGGAARCDGAEHRWTNSGKVSSEALTVGTAHVRASLMELRPSGIAPLPAFHAVTDRDVKLIQG; the protein is encoded by the coding sequence GTGCTCGTACGCCCCGCCCTAGCCGCGGCTCTCGGCGCCGCCGCCCTGCTGTGCTCCGCGATCGGTTCGGCCGGTGCCGACCCCTTCGAGGCCGTCACCGTCGACCCGGCCGGCCGGATCGCGTCCGACGGCACGGTCACCCTCTCCGGCAGCTACCGCTGCACCCCGGGCACCGGACCGGTGTTCGTCAGCTCGTCCGTCAGCCAGGGTGACCCTCGCGTCAGGCACGGCATCGGCGGCGGCGCCGCCCGGTGCGACGGTGCCGAGCACCGCTGGACGAACTCCGGCAAGGTCTCCTCGGAGGCGCTCACGGTGGGGACGGCCCATGTACGGGCCTCCCTCATGGAGCTGCGTCCCTCGGGCATCGCGCCGCTGCCGGCCTTCCATGCGGTCACGGACCGGGACGTCAAGCTCATCCAGGGGTGA
- a CDS encoding glycoside hydrolase family 3 protein — translation MTTLATGPDTLTRNALAVLQPGFDGTIAPDWVRRRLDEGLASVALFGRNVVSEEQVSALTAQLRAERDDVLVAIDEESGDVTRLDVRTGSSFPGNHALGAVDDTGLTRAVSRELGRRLAACGVNFDWAPSADVNANPGNPVIGVRSFGTSTDLVARHTAAWVEGLQSSGVAACTKHFPGHGDTSVDSHHAVPRIDVDTDTLYARELPPFRAAIAAGTRAIMSAHILVPALDPERPGTLSRRILTELLRGELGYQGLIVTDGIEMRAISGTYGLAHGVVLAIAAGADAICVGGGLCDEGTVLKLRDALVAAVRSGELPEERLADAAARVRALAAWTVGARSGRAATPEPEIGLVAARRALTVTRNDADAPVTGPVYVATFNPTPNIAVGDETPWGVAVELARLLPGSASGSFTGTGTGTDAGTAALAAAGSRRIVAVVRDEHRHDWMGSALDTLLAARPDTVVVEMGLPQAAPRGALHIATYGAARVCGVAAAEAVASG, via the coding sequence ATGACCACACTCGCCACCGGCCCCGACACCCTGACCCGGAACGCCCTAGCGGTGCTGCAACCGGGGTTCGACGGCACCATCGCGCCCGACTGGGTGCGCCGACGCCTCGACGAAGGCCTCGCCTCAGTCGCCCTGTTCGGCCGCAACGTCGTCAGCGAGGAACAAGTCAGCGCACTCACCGCCCAGTTGCGCGCCGAACGGGACGACGTGCTGGTCGCCATCGATGAGGAGAGCGGTGACGTCACCCGCCTCGACGTCCGCACCGGCTCCTCCTTCCCCGGCAACCACGCCCTCGGCGCGGTCGACGACACCGGCCTGACCCGGGCCGTCTCCCGCGAGCTGGGCCGGCGCCTCGCGGCCTGCGGTGTCAACTTCGACTGGGCGCCCTCCGCCGACGTCAACGCCAACCCCGGCAACCCCGTCATCGGTGTCCGCTCCTTCGGCACGAGCACCGACCTGGTGGCCCGGCACACCGCGGCCTGGGTCGAGGGCCTGCAGTCCTCCGGTGTCGCCGCCTGCACCAAGCACTTCCCCGGCCACGGCGACACCAGCGTCGACTCCCACCACGCCGTTCCACGCATCGACGTCGACACCGACACCCTCTACGCACGTGAACTGCCGCCCTTCCGGGCGGCCATAGCCGCCGGCACCCGTGCCATCATGAGCGCGCACATCCTCGTCCCCGCCCTGGACCCGGAGCGCCCAGGCACCCTCTCCCGGCGCATCCTCACCGAACTGCTGCGCGGCGAACTCGGCTACCAGGGACTGATCGTCACCGACGGCATCGAGATGCGCGCGATATCCGGCACCTACGGCCTGGCACACGGGGTGGTCCTGGCGATCGCGGCAGGCGCTGACGCTATTTGCGTGGGCGGCGGCCTGTGCGACGAGGGCACCGTGCTGAAGCTGCGGGACGCGCTCGTGGCCGCCGTACGCTCCGGCGAACTGCCCGAGGAGCGGCTTGCCGACGCGGCCGCCCGGGTGCGTGCCCTGGCCGCCTGGACCGTGGGGGCGCGCAGTGGCCGCGCCGCCACGCCCGAACCGGAGATCGGCCTGGTCGCTGCCCGCCGCGCCCTGACCGTGACCCGGAACGACGCCGACGCACCGGTCACCGGACCGGTGTACGTCGCCACCTTCAACCCGACGCCCAACATCGCCGTCGGCGACGAGACCCCATGGGGGGTAGCCGTCGAACTGGCCCGGCTGTTGCCCGGTAGTGCGTCCGGCTCCTTCACCGGCACCGGCACCGGCACCGACGCCGGCACCGCGGCCCTGGCCGCGGCCGGTAGCCGCCGGATCGTCGCCGTGGTCCGTGACGAACACCGGCACGACTGGATGGGCTCCGCCCTCGACACCCTGCTCGCGGCCCGCCCCGACACGGTGGTCGTCGAGATGGGCCTGCCGCAGGCTGCGCCGCGCGGCGCCCTGCACATCGCCACCTACGGCGCGGCCCGCGTCTGCGGGGTGGCGGCTGCCGAAGCCGTGGCCTCCGGCTGA
- a CDS encoding carbohydrate ABC transporter permease has product MKRSVFGRFWPNATAVILFIGFVFPVYWMFATAFKPTGDIISEAPVWFPTDITFGHFSKAVHADHFWTLVANSVTVTVSAVALSLVIALFAAFALARMRFKGRRGFIVTFMLAQMAPWEVMVIAIYMIVRDNDMLDSLVPLTVFYTVMVLPLTILTLRGYVAAVPKELEESAMVDGCTRTQAFVRVIFPLLAPGLMATSLFGFITAWNEFPLVLILNKDIEKQTLPLWLSQFQTAFGDDWGATMAASSLFALPILILFIFLQRKAVSGLTDGAVKG; this is encoded by the coding sequence GTGAAGCGCTCGGTCTTCGGCCGTTTCTGGCCCAACGCGACCGCCGTCATCCTCTTCATCGGCTTCGTGTTCCCCGTCTACTGGATGTTCGCGACGGCCTTCAAGCCGACCGGCGACATCATCTCCGAGGCCCCGGTGTGGTTCCCGACCGACATCACCTTCGGCCACTTCTCCAAGGCAGTCCACGCCGACCACTTCTGGACCCTGGTCGCCAACTCGGTCACCGTCACGGTCAGCGCGGTGGCCCTGTCACTGGTCATCGCCCTGTTCGCGGCGTTCGCCCTCGCCCGGATGCGGTTCAAGGGGCGGCGCGGCTTCATCGTGACCTTCATGCTGGCGCAGATGGCGCCCTGGGAGGTCATGGTCATCGCCATCTACATGATCGTGCGAGACAACGACATGCTGGACAGCCTGGTCCCGCTCACGGTCTTCTACACGGTCATGGTGCTGCCCCTGACCATCCTGACGCTGCGCGGCTACGTGGCCGCCGTGCCGAAGGAGCTGGAGGAGTCAGCGATGGTCGACGGCTGTACCCGGACCCAGGCCTTCGTCCGCGTGATCTTCCCGCTGCTTGCACCCGGCCTGATGGCGACCTCGCTGTTCGGCTTCATCACCGCCTGGAACGAGTTCCCGCTCGTCCTGATCCTCAACAAGGACATCGAGAAGCAGACCCTGCCCCTGTGGCTGTCCCAGTTCCAGACCGCCTTCGGTGATGACTGGGGCGCCACGATGGCCGCTTCGTCGCTCTTCGCGCTGCCCATCCTGATCCTCTTCATCTTCCTGCAACGCAAGGCTGTCAGCGGTCTGACCGACGGCGCCGTGAAGGGATGA
- a CDS encoding extracellular solute-binding protein → MKRKLAAAIVIAGMMVSVSACGGNDDKDSSKNAGPDSFKGQTLKVWTMSGSVPDQWVKDVTAAFEKKTGAKVKFETQKWDGIQQKITTALSESNPPDVLEVGNTQTPAYAATGGLADLGDLKNEIGADWTPSVSQSSVYDGKQYAAPWYFANRVVIYNKKIWAKAGIKDTPKTRDEFFKDLDTIGKKTDAEPLYMPGQNWYFFDGLTIGQGADLVKKDGDKYVSNLGDPKVAKAMEIYKKYASYSKAPKDKDEANPQQAEVFAKGKTGAFIGMGWEAGTAIQANKSIEKDLGYFTVPGETADKPEGVFLGGSNLAVAQNSKKQALAKEFLKIALSDTYEGELAKLNGVIPNKKSLESNLKGNAVAEAAAPGAAVGGTTPLIPEWAAVENSPNPIKSYMTAVLNGKSPADAAKQVEGEINQRLAQQN, encoded by the coding sequence GTGAAGCGCAAGCTCGCAGCCGCGATCGTGATCGCGGGCATGATGGTCTCCGTGTCGGCGTGTGGCGGCAACGACGACAAGGACAGCAGCAAGAACGCAGGCCCGGACAGCTTCAAGGGCCAGACCCTGAAGGTCTGGACAATGAGCGGTTCCGTGCCGGATCAGTGGGTCAAGGACGTCACGGCCGCCTTCGAGAAGAAGACCGGCGCCAAGGTGAAATTCGAGACCCAGAAGTGGGACGGGATCCAGCAGAAGATCACCACCGCCCTCTCGGAATCCAACCCGCCGGACGTCCTGGAGGTCGGCAACACCCAGACCCCGGCCTATGCGGCCACCGGCGGCCTCGCTGACCTGGGCGACCTCAAGAACGAGATCGGCGCCGACTGGACGCCCTCGGTCTCCCAGTCCTCGGTCTACGACGGTAAGCAGTACGCCGCCCCCTGGTACTTTGCCAACCGCGTCGTCATCTACAACAAGAAGATCTGGGCGAAAGCCGGTATCAAGGACACCCCGAAGACCCGGGACGAGTTCTTCAAGGACCTGGACACCATCGGCAAGAAGACCGACGCCGAGCCGCTGTACATGCCGGGCCAGAACTGGTACTTCTTCGACGGCCTGACCATCGGCCAGGGCGCTGACCTGGTGAAGAAGGACGGCGACAAGTACGTCTCCAACCTGGGCGACCCCAAGGTCGCCAAGGCCATGGAGATCTACAAGAAGTACGCCTCCTACTCCAAGGCCCCCAAGGACAAGGACGAGGCCAACCCGCAGCAGGCCGAGGTCTTCGCCAAGGGCAAGACCGGCGCGTTCATCGGCATGGGTTGGGAAGCCGGCACCGCCATCCAGGCCAACAAGTCCATCGAAAAGGACCTCGGCTACTTCACCGTCCCCGGCGAGACGGCCGACAAGCCCGAAGGTGTCTTCCTCGGCGGCTCCAACCTCGCCGTCGCCCAGAACAGCAAGAAGCAGGCCCTGGCCAAGGAGTTCCTGAAGATCGCCCTGTCCGACACGTACGAGGGCGAACTGGCCAAGCTCAACGGCGTCATCCCGAACAAGAAGTCCCTGGAGTCCAACCTCAAGGGCAATGCCGTCGCCGAGGCCGCCGCGCCGGGCGCCGCGGTCGGTGGCACCACCCCGCTGATCCCCGAGTGGGCCGCGGTGGAGAACAGCCCCAACCCGATCAAGTCCTACATGACCGCGGTGCTGAACGGTAAGTCCCCGGCGGACGCCGCCAAGCAGGTCGAGGGCGAGATCAACCAGCGCCTGGCCCAGCAGAACTGA
- a CDS encoding DUF6271 family protein: protein MNRATTAPICLCLPTNRACPATIAALHDEAAYAARRFGTDVSLLILDSCDDRTRAEHSRTVAALPPTPRVTVHHLSEQSQRDFLHRAIERAGLPEPERLLHLMVPTAVSYGACTNRAFLLATALGCRSVHRRDSDSTYQLHNDEPVFPIQHELPWLGRPATEAAAGVTRTDVDPDLIHRPVSLAGASFIGELSVDIGEIRRLDESVYHDVVSLWAPGGWPLERKRQLVEESFRGAGTAPFSGDQSTLTRVDPMRVDMCNIAFDHAVYDRIPLPPATDTIGSDYFLLHLIHDAGLPGILHNRHIENFHTPERRTDTGFPAYQRRFVKFLLSMLYFHHVYDRMAAAGDQLLDDQQRVRPEAITGLLRESTLLDRAENTWRLDRIDVSYRKLGGRYADFADRIAEERDRLLDQAQRDVEDFIHLIGAWPALVRAARTTVLGHEDATE, encoded by the coding sequence GTGAACCGGGCCACCACAGCACCGATCTGCCTGTGCCTGCCCACCAACCGGGCCTGCCCGGCCACCATCGCAGCGCTCCACGACGAAGCCGCCTACGCCGCCCGCCGCTTCGGCACCGACGTCAGCCTGCTGATCCTCGACTCCTGCGACGACCGCACCCGAGCCGAGCACTCCCGGACCGTCGCGGCCCTGCCACCGACCCCCCGGGTGACCGTGCACCACCTCAGCGAGCAGTCCCAGCGGGACTTCCTGCACCGGGCGATCGAACGGGCCGGCCTGCCCGAGCCGGAGCGGCTGCTGCACCTCATGGTGCCGACAGCCGTCTCCTACGGCGCCTGCACCAACCGTGCCTTCCTGCTGGCCACCGCGCTCGGCTGCCGCTCCGTGCACCGCAGGGACTCCGACAGCACCTACCAACTGCACAACGACGAACCGGTGTTCCCCATCCAGCACGAGCTGCCCTGGTTGGGCCGGCCAGCCACCGAGGCAGCGGCCGGTGTCACCCGCACCGACGTGGACCCCGACCTCATCCATCGTCCAGTGTCGCTGGCCGGCGCGTCCTTCATCGGTGAGCTCTCCGTCGACATCGGCGAGATACGGAGGTTGGACGAGAGCGTCTACCACGACGTGGTCAGCCTGTGGGCGCCTGGTGGCTGGCCTTTGGAGCGCAAACGGCAGCTGGTCGAGGAGTCGTTCAGGGGAGCGGGAACCGCACCCTTCAGCGGTGACCAGTCGACGCTCACCCGGGTCGACCCGATGCGGGTCGACATGTGCAATATCGCCTTCGACCACGCGGTGTACGACCGCATCCCGCTGCCCCCCGCCACCGACACCATCGGCAGCGACTATTTCCTCCTCCACCTCATCCACGACGCGGGGCTGCCCGGCATCCTGCACAACCGGCACATCGAGAACTTCCACACCCCCGAACGCCGCACCGACACCGGATTCCCTGCCTACCAGCGAAGGTTCGTGAAGTTCTTGCTGTCCATGCTCTACTTCCATCACGTCTACGACCGGATGGCCGCCGCCGGAGACCAGCTCCTGGACGACCAGCAGCGCGTCCGACCCGAGGCGATCACCGGTCTGTTGCGCGAGAGCACCCTGCTGGACCGTGCCGAGAACACCTGGCGACTGGACCGGATCGACGTCTCCTACCGCAAGCTCGGTGGACGCTACGCGGACTTCGCTGACCGGATCGCCGAAGAACGTGACCGGTTACTCGACCAGGCCCAGCGGGACGTGGAGGACTTCATCCATCTGATCG
- a CDS encoding carbohydrate ABC transporter permease, whose protein sequence is MSVQTEGTDTAGGPAVRKARVPAPPRGGDSTSRTPPGRRAAAPYLLLLPALLATLVLLGWPLVKNGMLSFQNLNPRQLIQHLTEWNGFDNYREVLTGPDFWHVVERSVFFTAANVILIMVLGTLVGLLLARLGKKMRLLLLLGLVLAWAMPIIAATTVYQWLFAQRFGVVNWVLDKLGWHSMADYNWFSTQLSTFSVITLLIVWQSIPFVAINLYAATTTIPRELYEAASLDGAGAWKSFTSVTFPFLRPFLYATTFLEVIWVFKAFPQIFAINEGGPDHLTETLPIYAFVQGVGNQHFGVGAAISFLTILVLLVITSYYLRMVLKQEEDEL, encoded by the coding sequence ATGTCAGTGCAGACCGAAGGCACGGACACGGCCGGGGGGCCCGCTGTCCGCAAGGCCCGGGTGCCGGCGCCCCCGAGAGGTGGGGACAGCACCTCCCGGACACCGCCCGGCCGCCGCGCCGCCGCCCCCTACCTGCTCCTGCTGCCCGCGCTGCTGGCCACACTGGTCCTGCTCGGCTGGCCCCTGGTGAAGAACGGCATGCTGTCGTTCCAGAACCTCAACCCGCGGCAGCTCATCCAGCACCTCACCGAGTGGAACGGCTTCGACAACTACCGTGAGGTCCTGACCGGTCCGGACTTCTGGCACGTCGTCGAGCGCTCGGTGTTCTTCACCGCCGCCAACGTCATCCTGATCATGGTACTCGGCACCCTGGTCGGTCTGCTGCTGGCCCGCCTCGGCAAGAAAATGCGGCTGCTCCTCCTGCTCGGCCTGGTCCTTGCCTGGGCCATGCCCATCATCGCCGCCACCACCGTCTACCAGTGGCTGTTCGCCCAACGCTTCGGCGTCGTCAACTGGGTCCTGGACAAGCTCGGCTGGCATTCCATGGCCGACTACAACTGGTTCAGCACCCAGCTCTCCACCTTCTCGGTGATCACACTGCTCATCGTCTGGCAATCGATCCCCTTCGTGGCGATCAACCTCTACGCCGCCACCACCACGATCCCCCGGGAGCTGTACGAGGCCGCGTCCCTGGACGGCGCCGGCGCGTGGAAGTCCTTCACCTCGGTCACCTTCCCGTTCCTGCGGCCCTTCCTGTACGCCACGACCTTCCTCGAAGTCATCTGGGTCTTCAAGGCGTTCCCGCAGATCTTCGCGATCAACGAGGGCGGCCCCGACCACCTCACCGAGACCCTGCCGATCTACGCGTTCGTCCAGGGCGTCGGCAACCAGCACTTCGGGGTCGGCGCGGCCATCTCCTTCCTGACCATCCTGGTCCTGCTCGTCATCACCTCGTACTACCTGCGCATGGTGCTCAAGCAAGAGGAGGACGAGCTGTGA
- a CDS encoding phytanoyl-CoA dioxygenase family protein, which produces MQTPAPYLHRAATDRPYFSADGETYLAPTPLRDIDKTQPLRVLSEEDFAFWQTYGYVIVREAISPGEAKGLLEFAWQFQGLDPDHPETWYREPEFRSELDQHLYIYGFVEAYHHQLLWDSRQTQRVHDAFVDIWDCEELWVTLDRLNLNPPNRRSRSRSLIEPTHEGFDIELHWDVDTTLAVLPQRVQGIIALTDTRPALGGFQCAPELFRRFDEWRIAQPAGRDPVRPATDRCEFPVVRPDLQAGDLLIFNGLLAHGVAPNLSDNGVRAVQYLSMMPALEEHTALRASRVRSWRTLATPDWNATLLGDAREPEADRYGPATLNPLGRKLLGLDSWTREATGETTGKSTADGTAR; this is translated from the coding sequence ATGCAGACACCCGCCCCCTACCTCCACCGAGCCGCGACCGACCGCCCCTACTTCAGCGCCGACGGGGAGACCTACCTCGCCCCGACACCATTGCGCGACATCGACAAGACACAGCCCCTCAGGGTGCTGTCCGAAGAGGACTTCGCCTTCTGGCAGACGTACGGCTACGTCATCGTCCGCGAGGCCATCAGCCCCGGCGAAGCGAAGGGCCTGCTGGAATTCGCCTGGCAGTTCCAGGGCCTCGATCCGGACCACCCCGAGACCTGGTACAGGGAACCGGAGTTCCGCTCCGAACTCGACCAGCACCTCTACATCTACGGCTTCGTCGAGGCGTACCACCACCAGTTGCTCTGGGACAGCCGCCAGACGCAGCGCGTCCACGACGCCTTCGTGGACATCTGGGACTGTGAGGAACTGTGGGTCACCCTCGACCGGCTCAACCTCAACCCCCCCAACCGGCGTTCCCGTTCCCGTTCCCTGATCGAGCCCACCCACGAGGGTTTCGACATCGAGCTGCACTGGGACGTGGACACCACCCTCGCCGTGCTTCCGCAACGGGTGCAGGGGATCATCGCGCTCACCGACACCCGGCCAGCACTCGGCGGCTTCCAATGCGCCCCGGAACTGTTCCGCAGGTTCGACGAGTGGCGGATCGCCCAGCCGGCCGGCCGTGACCCGGTCAGGCCGGCGACCGACCGTTGTGAGTTCCCCGTCGTCCGCCCTGACCTCCAAGCCGGCGACCTGCTGATCTTCAACGGGCTACTGGCGCACGGGGTAGCCCCGAACCTCTCTGACAACGGTGTCCGGGCCGTCCAGTACCTGTCGATGATGCCCGCCCTGGAGGAGCACACGGCCCTGCGCGCATCTCGGGTGCGGTCCTGGCGCACCCTTGCCACCCCCGACTGGAACGCCACGCTGCTCGGCGACGCCCGCGAACCGGAGGCCGACCGCTACGGTCCGGCCACGCTCAACCCGCTCGGCAGGAAGCTGCTCGGGCTCGACTCCTGGACCAGGGAGGCGACCGGCGAGACGACCGGGAAATCGACCGCAGACGGGACCGCACGGTGA